Proteins from one Hydrogenophaga sp. SL48 genomic window:
- a CDS encoding ABC transporter substrate-binding protein produces the protein MSPLTRSFTRTALAALVGVGCLAAAQAQTMAPGVLKVGLEATYPPFESYEGDKIVGFDPDLTALLTREMKLKPALTDTKFVGLIPGLAAGQHDAVVSGLYITPERLAQADAIPYASSGALIMVAKDSKAQPRTEKDLCGLKVGLQAGTSWVKLLRTLSDEHCKAAGKGAITVMEFPTAPEVSQAIMSRNVDAQMEIAGAAKMIVEKTKGRVAISSPDLVYPQTLGIYVKKGNTALKQSFETAMAAIRKTGEYDALIKKYELTPVK, from the coding sequence ATGTCCCCACTGACCCGTTCCTTCACCCGCACCGCACTGGCCGCTCTGGTCGGTGTCGGCTGCCTCGCCGCTGCGCAGGCGCAGACCATGGCGCCCGGCGTGCTCAAGGTCGGCCTGGAAGCCACCTACCCGCCCTTCGAGTCCTATGAGGGCGACAAGATCGTCGGCTTCGACCCCGACCTCACCGCGCTGCTGACGCGCGAGATGAAGCTCAAGCCCGCGCTGACCGACACCAAGTTCGTCGGCCTGATCCCCGGCCTGGCCGCCGGCCAGCACGACGCCGTGGTCTCCGGCCTGTACATCACGCCCGAGCGCCTGGCGCAGGCCGATGCGATTCCCTACGCCAGCTCCGGCGCCCTGATCATGGTGGCCAAGGACAGCAAGGCCCAGCCCAGGACCGAGAAGGACCTGTGCGGCCTGAAGGTGGGCCTGCAGGCCGGCACCTCGTGGGTCAAGCTGCTCAGGACCCTGTCGGACGAGCACTGCAAGGCCGCCGGCAAGGGCGCCATCACGGTGATGGAGTTCCCCACCGCGCCCGAGGTGTCGCAGGCCATCATGTCCCGCAACGTCGACGCCCAGATGGAGATCGCCGGCGCCGCCAAGATGATCGTGGAGAAGACCAAGGGCCGCGTGGCGATCAGCTCGCCCGACCTGGTCTACCCGCAGACCCTGGGCATCTACGTCAAGAAGGGCAACACGGCGCTCAAGCAGTCGTTCGAGACCGCGATGGCCGCGATCCGCAAGACCGGTGAATACGACGCGCTGATCAAGAAGTACGAGCTCACGCCCGTCAAATAA
- a CDS encoding amino acid ABC transporter permease/ATP-binding protein → MELDWTYFFSLFSMGAFYRASAMVIALGSLSWLFGLVLGFGLAQADGSRQPWLRWPARAYIWFFRSVPLLVLLVFVYNLPQIFPATGVVLGIPFLAGLVGMVMTEAAYMAEIHRGGLLSVAKGQREAAHALGLGWFATQVRIVLPQAFRIALPSLINEFVTIIKLTSLVSVISLPELLLTGQRLYTQNFLILETLLAVAVYYVAIVTVFGAVLGALERRLDLARRQPEALAEPALAGLRQGLGSAPVVAPAVRGHGAPPALELQGVHKAYGSHAVLKGVNLTVGAGDVISIIGPSGSGKTSLIRTVNALERLDRGEIVLFGESHLKGGAPVDAAQLRQGIRRIGMVFQGFNLFPHLTVLQNILLAPGLHGQGSAAEQHATALRLLDKVGLLAHLHKYPHQLSGGQQQRVAIARALALRPDVMLFDEPTSALDPELVGDVLKVIQDLAAEGMTMLIVTHEMEFALQISDRIVFMENGLLQVDVTPERLRQSDSADDTVERVRRFMQLTP, encoded by the coding sequence ATGGAACTGGACTGGACCTATTTCTTCTCGCTCTTCTCCATGGGGGCGTTCTACCGGGCCAGCGCGATGGTGATCGCGCTGGGCTCGCTGTCCTGGCTGTTCGGGCTGGTGCTGGGTTTCGGTCTGGCCCAGGCCGACGGCTCGCGCCAGCCCTGGCTGCGCTGGCCGGCGCGCGCCTACATCTGGTTCTTCCGCAGCGTGCCGCTGCTGGTGCTGCTGGTGTTCGTCTACAACCTGCCGCAGATCTTCCCGGCCACCGGCGTGGTGCTGGGCATCCCGTTCCTCGCCGGCCTGGTCGGCATGGTGATGACCGAGGCCGCCTACATGGCCGAGATCCATCGCGGCGGCCTGCTGTCGGTGGCCAAGGGGCAGCGCGAGGCGGCCCACGCGCTCGGCCTGGGCTGGTTCGCCACCCAGGTGCGCATCGTGCTGCCGCAGGCCTTCCGCATCGCCTTGCCCTCGCTCATCAACGAATTCGTCACCATCATCAAGCTCACCTCGCTGGTGTCGGTGATCTCCCTGCCCGAGCTGCTGCTGACCGGCCAGCGGCTCTACACGCAGAACTTCCTCATCCTCGAAACCCTGCTGGCCGTGGCGGTGTATTACGTCGCCATCGTCACGGTGTTCGGCGCCGTGCTGGGCGCGCTGGAGCGCCGGCTGGACCTGGCCCGCCGCCAGCCCGAGGCGCTGGCAGAACCGGCGCTGGCCGGCCTGCGCCAGGGCCTGGGCAGCGCACCGGTGGTCGCGCCCGCCGTGCGGGGCCATGGCGCGCCGCCCGCGCTGGAGCTGCAGGGCGTCCACAAGGCCTACGGCTCACACGCCGTGCTCAAGGGTGTGAACCTGACGGTGGGCGCGGGCGACGTGATCAGCATCATCGGCCCCTCGGGCTCGGGCAAGACCTCGCTGATCCGCACGGTGAACGCGCTGGAGCGCCTGGACCGTGGCGAGATCGTGCTGTTCGGCGAGAGCCACCTCAAGGGCGGCGCGCCGGTGGATGCGGCCCAGCTGCGCCAGGGCATCCGTCGCATCGGCATGGTGTTCCAGGGCTTCAACCTGTTCCCGCACCTCACGGTGCTGCAGAACATCCTGCTGGCGCCGGGCCTGCACGGCCAGGGCAGCGCGGCCGAGCAGCACGCCACCGCGTTGCGCCTGCTCGACAAGGTCGGCCTGCTGGCGCACCTGCACAAGTACCCGCACCAGCTCTCGGGCGGGCAGCAGCAGCGCGTGGCCATCGCCCGCGCGCTGGCGCTGCGGCCCGACGTGATGCTGTTCGACGAACCCACCTCGGCGCTCGACCCCGAGCTGGTGGGCGACGTGCTCAAGGTGATCCAGGACCTGGCGGCCGAGGGCATGACCATGCTCATCGTCACGCACGAGATGGAGTTCGCGCTGCAGATCTCCGACCGCATCGTGTTCATGGAAAACGGCCTGCTGCAGGTCGACGTGACGCCCGAACGCCTGCGCCAGAGCGACAGCGCGGACGACACCGTCGAGCGCGTGCGCCGCTTCATGCAACTGACCCCCTGA
- a CDS encoding class II aldolase/adducin family protein, with protein MPAATLRAADEKTLRRDLAAAYRLAARFGWDDTLYTHFSVRLPGAGERFLLNPFGLMFNEVCASDLIVVDLEGHIVDGDARYNPAGFTIHSAVHMARDDAHCVIHTHTLAGMAVAACEQGLLQLNQISAEFHQSVGYHPYEGVAFNHEERARIQAALGEHMALILRHHGLLSVGPTVADAFCIMFYLNRACEIQLAAAQLAGLAGPVTRIAPAVSAHARQQFRRVEHERALVWAAWLRELDRVDPGYQR; from the coding sequence ATGCCCGCTGCCACTTTGCGCGCCGCCGACGAAAAAACCCTGCGCCGCGACCTCGCCGCCGCCTACCGGCTGGCCGCCCGCTTCGGCTGGGACGACACGCTCTACACCCACTTCTCGGTGCGCCTGCCCGGCGCGGGCGAGCGCTTTCTGCTCAACCCCTTCGGCCTGATGTTCAACGAGGTCTGCGCGAGCGACCTGATCGTGGTGGACCTGGAGGGGCACATCGTCGACGGCGACGCCCGCTACAACCCGGCCGGCTTCACCATCCACAGCGCCGTGCACATGGCGCGCGACGACGCGCACTGCGTCATCCACACCCACACGCTGGCCGGCATGGCGGTGGCCGCGTGCGAGCAGGGGCTGCTGCAGCTCAACCAGATCTCGGCCGAGTTCCACCAGTCGGTGGGTTACCACCCCTACGAGGGCGTGGCCTTCAACCACGAGGAGCGTGCGCGCATCCAGGCCGCGCTGGGCGAGCACATGGCGCTGATCCTGCGGCACCACGGCCTGCTCAGTGTCGGCCCCACGGTGGCCGACGCCTTCTGCATCATGTTCTACCTCAACCGCGCCTGCGAGATCCAGCTCGCGGCCGCGCAGCTGGCCGGCCTGGCCGGCCCGGTGACGCGCATCGCGCCCGCCGTCAGCGCCCACGCGCGCCAGCAGTTCCGGCGCGTGGAGCACGAGCGCGCGCTGGTGTGGGCCGCCTGGCTGCGCGAACTGGACCGGGTGGACCCGGGCTACCAGCGTTGA
- a CDS encoding 2-hydroxyacid dehydrogenase produces MSAAPTLLLCSETDDLGDLRPAFEQAAAELCPGLRVALWPEVAAGAAEVVALASWFAPRGLPATLPGLRLIASIGAGAEHVLRDPGLPAGVPVTRIVDEQQARGMAEYVLWAALYYHRGLDRVQQQQPRGVWRMPPQRPAAQTRVGVMGLGAMGAEVARCLAGHGFEVHGWSRRPQTIEGVRTWAGDAQLGDFLRPLDIVVSLLPLTEHTRGLCNARWFARLKPGAAFINCGRGEQVVLPDLLEALERGQLGGAVLDVFEHEPLPPAHPLWHTPRLLVTPHMASSVSPEAMARQIVGDTARVLAGQAPVHAIDRGRGY; encoded by the coding sequence TTGAGCGCCGCGCCCACGCTGCTGCTCTGCAGCGAGACCGACGACCTGGGCGATCTGCGGCCGGCCTTCGAGCAGGCGGCGGCCGAGCTGTGCCCCGGCCTGCGCGTGGCGCTCTGGCCCGAGGTGGCCGCCGGGGCGGCCGAGGTGGTGGCGCTGGCGAGCTGGTTCGCGCCGCGCGGGCTGCCCGCCACGCTGCCGGGCCTGCGCCTGATCGCCTCCATCGGCGCCGGGGCCGAACACGTGCTGCGCGACCCGGGCCTGCCCGCCGGTGTGCCCGTCACCCGCATCGTCGACGAACAGCAGGCGCGCGGCATGGCCGAGTACGTGCTCTGGGCCGCGCTGTACTACCACCGCGGGCTGGACCGGGTGCAGCAACAGCAGCCACGCGGCGTCTGGCGCATGCCGCCGCAGCGGCCCGCGGCGCAGACCCGCGTGGGCGTGATGGGCCTGGGGGCCATGGGCGCCGAGGTGGCGCGCTGTCTGGCCGGGCACGGGTTCGAGGTGCACGGCTGGTCGCGCCGCCCGCAGACCATCGAGGGTGTGCGCACCTGGGCCGGCGATGCGCAGCTCGGCGACTTCCTGCGCCCGCTGGACATCGTGGTTTCGTTGTTGCCCCTGACCGAACACACGCGCGGCCTGTGCAACGCGCGCTGGTTCGCCCGCTTGAAGCCCGGCGCGGCCTTCATCAACTGCGGGCGGGGCGAACAGGTGGTGCTGCCCGACCTGCTGGAAGCGCTGGAGCGGGGGCAGCTGGGCGGCGCGGTGCTGGACGTGTTCGAACACGAGCCCCTGCCGCCGGCGCACCCGCTGTGGCACACGCCGCGCCTGCTGGTGACACCCCACATGGCCTCGTCGGTGTCGCCCGAGGCCATGGCCCGGCAGATCGTGGGCGACACGGCGCGCGTGCTGGCCGGGCAGGCCCCGGTGCACGCCATCGACCGGGGCCGGGGGTATTGA
- a CDS encoding IclR family transcriptional regulator domain-containing protein: protein MKDPTVSLAPPAPSQTPLEKRDWIAGLEKGLAVIETFDDQHPRLTASQAGARCGLTRTAARRYLLTLAHLGYVGSDGKLFWLTPRILRLGHAYLESARLPRLVQPFLQRIAGGTQEIAYLGVIDGDDTVYIARSGAQRHMNAGYMLGSRVPAQVTAAGMAILSARGEAASDAWLEQHALRAFTSFTTSSKEQLRSELKRHRRQGWVLSEQQLELNYRGIAVPLLDRNNEVHGAISITMPINQESSEDATKRVLPVLQEAARGLRPLL, encoded by the coding sequence ATGAAAGACCCCACCGTGTCACTCGCGCCCCCCGCCCCCAGCCAGACCCCGCTCGAAAAACGCGACTGGATCGCCGGCCTGGAAAAAGGCCTGGCGGTGATCGAGACCTTCGACGACCAGCACCCGCGCCTGACGGCGAGCCAGGCCGGCGCGCGCTGCGGCCTCACGCGCACCGCCGCGCGCCGCTACCTGCTGACGCTCGCGCACCTGGGCTACGTGGGCAGCGACGGCAAGCTGTTCTGGCTCACGCCGCGCATCCTGCGGCTGGGCCACGCCTACCTTGAATCGGCCCGGTTGCCGCGGTTGGTGCAACCTTTTCTGCAGCGCATCGCGGGCGGCACGCAGGAGATCGCCTACCTCGGCGTGATCGACGGCGACGACACCGTGTACATCGCGCGCAGCGGCGCGCAGCGCCACATGAACGCGGGCTACATGCTGGGCTCGCGCGTGCCGGCGCAGGTGACGGCCGCGGGCATGGCCATCCTGTCGGCGCGGGGCGAGGCCGCCTCCGACGCCTGGCTGGAGCAACACGCGCTGCGCGCCTTCACCTCCTTCACCACCTCCAGCAAAGAGCAGCTGCGCAGCGAGCTCAAGCGCCACCGGCGCCAGGGCTGGGTGCTGTCGGAGCAGCAGCTGGAGCTGAACTACCGGGGCATCGCCGTGCCCCTGCTCGACCGCAACAACGAGGTGCACGGCGCGATCAGCATCACCATGCCGATCAACCAGGAAAGCAGCGAAGACGCCACCAAGCGCGTGCTGCCCGTGCTGCAGGAAGCCGCAAGAGGCCTGAGGCCGCTGCTGTAA
- a CDS encoding 4-hydroxyphenylpyruvate dioxygenase translates to MSDLLLNTPDTREPLQASFSDAANPLGLDGIEFIEYATTKPQALGQVLEMMGFRPVARHRSREVLLYRQGELNIVVNAHPSDTQGAGHGSDVPSISAMALRVRDARAAYHYVLERGAWAVPTHAEVMELNIPAIHGAGGSRIYFVDRYKEFSIYDVDFVPIPTVDQRPPATAGIHFFGVVQYIGPERSNDWIAFYAELFGTELIPDEQRFGIMPKGTLLRTPALDPAKRFMLQLVEPPLNVHDADEKLQRIGLGVPDVIAAVKALRALGVEFVETEAAHTEQRGAISKTYLGSVVFELVHSQRRSGE, encoded by the coding sequence ATGAGTGACCTGCTGCTCAACACCCCCGACACCCGCGAACCCCTGCAAGCCTCGTTCAGCGACGCCGCCAACCCGCTGGGCCTGGACGGCATCGAGTTCATCGAATACGCCACCACCAAGCCGCAGGCGCTGGGCCAGGTGCTGGAGATGATGGGCTTTCGCCCGGTGGCGCGCCACCGCTCGCGCGAGGTGCTGCTGTACCGGCAGGGCGAACTCAACATCGTCGTCAACGCCCACCCCAGCGACACGCAGGGCGCGGGCCACGGCAGCGACGTGCCCTCGATCTCGGCCATGGCGCTGCGCGTGCGCGATGCCCGCGCCGCCTACCACTACGTGCTGGAGCGCGGCGCCTGGGCCGTGCCCACGCACGCCGAGGTGATGGAGCTGAACATCCCCGCCATCCACGGCGCGGGCGGCAGCCGCATCTACTTCGTGGACCGCTACAAGGAGTTCTCGATCTACGACGTGGACTTCGTGCCCATCCCCACCGTGGACCAGCGCCCGCCCGCCACGGCCGGCATCCACTTCTTCGGCGTCGTGCAGTACATCGGCCCCGAGCGCAGCAACGACTGGATCGCGTTCTACGCCGAGCTGTTCGGCACCGAGCTGATTCCCGACGAGCAGCGCTTCGGCATCATGCCCAAGGGCACGCTGCTGCGCACGCCCGCGCTCGACCCGGCCAAGCGCTTCATGCTGCAGCTCGTGGAGCCGCCGCTCAACGTGCACGACGCCGACGAAAAGCTGCAACGCATCGGCCTGGGCGTGCCCGACGTGATCGCCGCCGTGAAGGCCTTGCGCGCGCTGGGCGTGGAGTTCGTCGAAACCGAAGCCGCCCACACCGAACAGCGCGGCGCCATCAGCAAGACCTACCTGGGCTCGGTGGTGTTCGAGCTGGTGCACAGCCAGCGCCGCAGCGGGGAGTGA
- a CDS encoding sugar phosphate isomerase/epimerase family protein, giving the protein MRPSPAAISEAIAGFGMDTITLAGPLEAKLAAMKAAGFSQVMLKANDINGHPGGIEAAVAAVKASGLRGTGFQVLRDFEGLSGHLHHYKVDIAKAMLEMCAALDCKVLLACSSTSAHASQDLDHLARDLRKLAMLALPLGIKIAYEGLSWGRTVNEFTTAWDVVCRADCPNLGLGIDSFHIVAAKTPLEEIDYLDPSKIFLVQLADFMWQETKTFEERMSTARTFRVFPGEGVHSEQLVELVQKLDRLGYDGDYSFEVFNDDYQQMPLPMVAERGKRAALWLAEDVLRRSVPLPNQMRLKSVD; this is encoded by the coding sequence ATGAGACCCAGCCCCGCCGCGATCAGCGAAGCCATTGCCGGTTTCGGCATGGACACCATCACCCTGGCCGGCCCGCTCGAAGCCAAGCTCGCCGCCATGAAGGCCGCCGGCTTCTCGCAGGTGATGCTCAAGGCCAACGACATCAACGGCCACCCCGGCGGCATCGAGGCCGCGGTGGCGGCCGTGAAAGCCAGCGGCCTGCGCGGCACCGGCTTCCAGGTGCTGCGCGATTTCGAGGGCCTCAGCGGCCACCTGCACCACTACAAGGTGGACATCGCCAAGGCCATGCTGGAGATGTGCGCCGCACTCGACTGCAAGGTCTTGCTCGCGTGCTCCAGCACCTCGGCCCACGCCAGCCAGGACCTCGACCACCTCGCGCGCGACCTGCGCAAGCTCGCCATGCTGGCGCTGCCGCTGGGCATCAAGATCGCCTACGAAGGCCTGTCCTGGGGCCGCACGGTCAACGAGTTCACCACCGCGTGGGACGTGGTCTGCCGCGCCGACTGCCCCAACCTCGGCCTGGGCATCGACTCCTTTCATATCGTCGCGGCCAAGACCCCGCTGGAAGAGATCGACTACCTCGACCCGAGCAAGATCTTCCTGGTGCAGCTCGCCGACTTCATGTGGCAGGAGACCAAGACCTTTGAAGAGCGCATGAGCACCGCGCGCACCTTCCGCGTGTTCCCCGGCGAAGGCGTGCACAGCGAGCAGCTGGTGGAGCTGGTGCAGAAACTCGACCGCCTGGGCTACGACGGCGACTACAGCTTCGAGGTCTTCAACGACGACTACCAGCAGATGCCGCTGCCCATGGTGGCCGAACGCGGCAAACGCGCCGCGCTGTGGCTGGCCGAGGACGTGCTGCGCCGCTCGGTGCCGCTGCCGAACCAGATGCGATTGAAATCGGTGGATTGA
- a CDS encoding Bug family tripartite tricarboxylate transporter substrate binding protein, which yields MSIPSLFSRRSVVQAIALTFAVSGGSAMAQAFPSKPVSLIVPFAAGGTTDVLARALADKLSQALGQPVIVESKPGAGATIGADYVAKARPDGHTLLMGAVHHTIASSVYKKLPYDFSKDLAPITTVALVPNVLVVNATTPVKNVAELVAMIKPAPGKHAFGSNGNGTAQHLIGTQFQNLTGTDVIHIPYKGSGPLSTDLLGGQILMSFDTITPVLPHIKAGKLRPLAVTTAKRSAALPDVPTLDEAGLKGFNIGTWFGVLAPAATPKDIVARLNAEMVKIIQSPEFKAKMADIGAEPIGNTSAQMAQQIASETEKFGKLVKEAKVEIE from the coding sequence ATGAGCATCCCTTCCCTCTTCAGCCGCCGCAGCGTGGTGCAGGCCATCGCCCTCACGTTCGCCGTGTCCGGTGGCAGCGCCATGGCGCAGGCCTTCCCCAGCAAGCCGGTCAGCCTGATCGTGCCCTTCGCCGCCGGCGGCACCACCGACGTGCTGGCCCGCGCGCTGGCCGACAAGCTCTCGCAGGCCCTGGGCCAGCCGGTCATCGTGGAAAGCAAGCCCGGCGCGGGCGCCACCATCGGCGCGGACTACGTGGCCAAGGCCAGGCCCGACGGCCACACCCTGCTGATGGGCGCGGTGCACCACACCATCGCCTCCAGCGTCTACAAGAAGCTGCCCTACGACTTCTCCAAAGACCTCGCGCCCATCACCACCGTGGCACTGGTGCCCAACGTGCTGGTGGTGAACGCCACCACGCCGGTCAAGAACGTGGCCGAACTGGTGGCCATGATCAAGCCGGCGCCGGGCAAACACGCCTTCGGCTCCAACGGCAACGGCACGGCGCAGCACCTGATCGGCACGCAGTTCCAGAACCTCACCGGCACCGACGTGATCCACATCCCCTACAAGGGCAGCGGCCCGCTCTCCACCGACCTGCTGGGTGGCCAGATCCTGATGAGCTTCGACACCATCACGCCGGTGCTGCCGCACATCAAGGCCGGCAAGCTGCGCCCGCTGGCCGTCACCACGGCCAAGCGTTCGGCCGCGCTGCCCGATGTGCCCACGCTGGACGAAGCCGGTCTCAAGGGTTTCAACATCGGCACCTGGTTCGGCGTGCTGGCCCCCGCCGCCACGCCCAAGGACATCGTGGCCCGCCTCAACGCCGAGATGGTCAAGATCATCCAGTCGCCCGAGTTCAAGGCCAAGATGGCCGACATCGGCGCCGAACCCATCGGCAACACCAGCGCCCAGATGGCGCAGCAGATCGCCAGCGAGACCGAAAAATTCGGCAAGCTGGTCAAGGAAGCCAAGGTCGAGATCGAGTGA
- the pyk gene encoding pyruvate kinase: MPRPCNAKIVATLGPASADRATIEALVRAGADVFRLNFSHGTHADHRQRLELIRSIEADLGHPIGVLLDLQGPKLRVGTFAHGPVTLVEGAPFRLDLDRATPGDATRAPLPHPEIFAALQPGAELLLDDGRLRLVVERCGPDFAETRVLNGGLLSDRKGVNVPGVVLPLSALTAKDRADLDFGLNLGVDWVALSFVQRAADIEEVKAIVQGRAGIVAKLEKPAAIHSLDAILDVTDAVMVARGDLGVEMPAEQVPAIQKRIVRACRQRGLPVIVATQMLESMVSAPVPTRAEASDVATAIYDGADAVMLSAESASGRYPVESVAMMDRIIARTEADPQYREAIDASHTPPAANTADAIGWAARSVAGLLDVAALVAYTSSGSSALRMARERPRASILGITPRASTARRLSLVWGVMPVLSPDVPDVDRMTRLAVDTAKRLGFAEPGQTLVIAAGLPFGTPGSTNLLRIAQVDGDDPNAPNC; encoded by the coding sequence ATGCCACGCCCCTGCAACGCCAAGATCGTCGCCACGCTCGGCCCCGCCAGCGCCGACCGCGCCACCATCGAAGCCCTCGTGCGCGCCGGGGCCGACGTGTTCCGCCTCAACTTCAGCCACGGCACGCACGCCGACCACCGGCAGCGCCTCGAACTCATCCGAAGCATCGAAGCCGACCTGGGCCACCCGATCGGCGTGCTGCTCGACCTGCAAGGCCCCAAGCTGCGCGTGGGCACGTTTGCCCATGGGCCGGTGACGCTGGTGGAAGGTGCACCGTTCCGGCTCGACCTGGACCGCGCCACGCCGGGCGACGCGACCCGCGCGCCCCTGCCGCACCCCGAGATCTTTGCCGCGCTGCAGCCCGGCGCCGAGCTGCTGCTCGACGACGGCCGGCTGCGCCTGGTGGTGGAGCGCTGCGGGCCGGACTTTGCCGAGACGCGCGTGCTCAACGGCGGCCTGTTGTCGGACCGCAAGGGCGTGAACGTGCCCGGGGTGGTGCTGCCGCTCTCGGCCCTGACGGCCAAGGACCGCGCCGACCTGGACTTCGGCCTCAACCTCGGCGTGGACTGGGTCGCGCTCTCGTTCGTGCAGCGCGCGGCCGACATCGAGGAGGTGAAGGCCATCGTGCAGGGCCGCGCCGGCATCGTGGCCAAGCTGGAGAAACCCGCCGCCATCCACAGCCTGGACGCGATTCTCGACGTGACCGACGCGGTGATGGTGGCGCGCGGCGACCTGGGCGTGGAGATGCCGGCCGAACAGGTGCCCGCGATCCAGAAGCGCATCGTGCGCGCCTGCCGCCAGCGCGGCCTGCCGGTGATCGTGGCGACGCAGATGCTGGAGTCGATGGTCAGCGCGCCGGTGCCCACGCGCGCCGAAGCCTCCGACGTGGCCACCGCCATCTACGACGGCGCAGACGCCGTGATGCTCTCGGCCGAATCCGCCTCGGGCCGCTACCCGGTGGAATCGGTGGCGATGATGGACCGCATCATCGCCCGCACCGAGGCCGACCCGCAGTACCGCGAGGCCATCGACGCCTCGCACACACCACCCGCGGCCAACACGGCCGACGCCATCGGCTGGGCCGCACGCTCCGTGGCCGGTCTGCTGGACGTGGCGGCCCTGGTGGCCTACACCAGCTCGGGTTCCTCGGCCCTGCGCATGGCGCGCGAGCGCCCGCGCGCCAGCATCCTGGGCATCACACCACGCGCGAGCACGGCGCGCCGCCTCAGCCTGGTGTGGGGCGTGATGCCCGTGCTCAGCCCCGACGTGCCCGACGTGGACCGCATGACCCGCCTGGCCGTGGACACCGCCAAGCGCCTGGGTTTTGCCGAGCCGGGCCAGACCCTCGTGATCGCCGCCGGCCTGCCGTTCGGCACCCCGGGCAGCACCAACCTGCTGCGCATCGCACAAGTCGATGGAGACGACCCCAATGCGCCCAATTGTTGA
- a CDS encoding glycerate kinase type-2 family protein translates to MFDAAIAAAQPALCLPPQLPPPPQGRLVVIGAGKASAAMARAVEDHWPGPLSGLVVTRYGYGVPCERIQIVEAAHPVPDAAGEVAAQRLLQTVQGLSADDLVLCLISGGGSALLPLPPPGLTLADLRALNQALLASGASITEMNSVRRHLSAIQGGRLAAACHPARVLNLLLSDVPGDHPIDIASGPTVPDPTTCADALAILRRYRIGVPPAALAWLESGDGESLKPGDPRLPRIDTRFIATPQGALEAAAVVARQAGFQVHILGDAIEGEARDVAKALAGIALQTARRGQPFQGPCVLLSGGETTVTLREHGPRGRGGRNVEFLLALAVALNGEPGIHALAGDTDGVDGQEEIAGALLTPDTLARAWALGLNPRERLDANDGHGFFEALGDAVITGPTLTNVNDFRAIVIQPENT, encoded by the coding sequence ATGTTCGACGCCGCCATCGCCGCCGCGCAGCCCGCGCTGTGCCTGCCGCCACAGCTGCCGCCACCGCCCCAAGGCCGGCTGGTGGTGATCGGCGCAGGCAAGGCGTCGGCCGCCATGGCGCGCGCGGTGGAGGACCACTGGCCCGGCCCGCTGTCCGGCCTGGTGGTCACACGTTACGGCTACGGTGTGCCCTGCGAACGCATTCAGATCGTGGAGGCCGCGCACCCGGTGCCCGATGCGGCCGGTGAGGTGGCGGCACAGCGCCTGCTGCAAACCGTGCAAGGCCTCAGCGCGGACGACCTGGTGCTGTGCCTGATCTCGGGCGGCGGCTCGGCCCTGCTGCCGCTGCCGCCGCCCGGCCTCACGCTGGCGGACCTGCGGGCGCTGAACCAGGCCCTGCTCGCCAGCGGCGCAAGCATCACCGAGATGAACAGCGTGCGGCGCCACCTGTCCGCCATCCAGGGCGGGCGCCTCGCCGCCGCCTGCCACCCGGCGCGGGTGCTCAACCTGCTGCTGTCCGACGTGCCGGGCGATCACCCGATCGACATCGCCTCTGGCCCCACCGTGCCCGACCCGACCACCTGCGCCGACGCGCTGGCCATCCTGCGGCGCTACCGCATCGGCGTGCCGCCGGCCGCGCTGGCCTGGCTGGAGAGCGGCGACGGCGAATCGCTCAAACCCGGCGACCCGCGCCTGCCGCGCATCGACACCCGCTTCATCGCCACGCCGCAGGGGGCGCTGGAGGCCGCCGCCGTTGTCGCTCGACAAGCGGGTTTCCAAGTCCACATCCTGGGCGACGCCATCGAAGGCGAAGCGCGCGACGTGGCCAAGGCGCTGGCCGGCATCGCGCTGCAGACCGCCCGCCGGGGCCAGCCGTTCCAGGGGCCCTGCGTGCTGCTGTCGGGCGGCGAGACCACGGTCACGCTGCGCGAGCACGGGCCAAGAGGGCGCGGCGGCCGCAACGTGGAGTTCCTGCTGGCGCTGGCCGTGGCGCTGAACGGCGAGCCCGGCATCCACGCGCTGGCGGGCGACACCGACGGCGTCGACGGCCAGGAAGAAATCGCCGGCGCCCTGCTCACCCCCGACACCCTGGCCCGCGCCTGGGCGCTGGGCCTGAACCCGCGCGAACGGCTGGACGCCAACGACGGCCACGGCTTCTTTGAAGCCCTGGGCGACGCGGTGATCACCGGCCCGACGCTGACCAACGTGAACGACTTCCGCGCCATCGTCATACAACCCGAGAACACCTGA